Proteins from one Halovivax limisalsi genomic window:
- a CDS encoding universal stress protein, which translates to MSDHVLVPFDDSERSSDALDFALEEHPDATITVLHVIDPADFYAATGMDGGAMANYDAIMDQQTERSESLLDEARDRAAEAGREIETDHVVGSVSRSIIDYVEDHDVDHVVIGSHGRTGARRILLGSVAETVTRRSPVPVTIVR; encoded by the coding sequence ATGTCCGACCACGTACTCGTTCCGTTCGACGATTCCGAGCGCTCGAGCGACGCGCTCGACTTCGCGCTCGAGGAGCATCCGGACGCGACGATCACGGTCCTGCACGTGATCGACCCGGCGGATTTCTACGCGGCGACCGGGATGGACGGCGGCGCCATGGCCAACTACGACGCCATCATGGACCAGCAGACCGAACGCTCCGAGTCCCTGCTCGACGAGGCCCGCGACCGCGCCGCCGAGGCGGGTCGCGAGATCGAGACCGACCACGTCGTCGGCAGCGTCTCGCGATCCATCATCGACTACGTGGAGGATCACGACGTCGACCACGTCGTCATCGGCAGTCACGGCCGGACCGGCGCCCGCCGGATCCTGCTCGGCAGCGTCGCGGAGACGGTGACCCGGCGCTCGCCCGTCCCGGTGACGATCGTCCGGTAG
- a CDS encoding 50S ribosomal protein L15e, with protein sequence MARSFYSHIKEAWKDPDDGKLGELQWQRKQEWRKQGAIERIERPTRLDKARELGYKAKQGVVLARVSVRKGTARKERFTAGRRTKRQGVNRIGRRKNIQRIGEERVSRKYPNLRVLASYWVGEDGSQKWFEVILLDPEHPAIENDDDLNWICGADQKNRAFRGLTNAGKTNRGLRTRGKGAEKVRPSNHGD encoded by the coding sequence ATGGCACGAAGCTTCTACTCCCACATCAAGGAGGCCTGGAAGGACCCCGACGACGGGAAACTCGGGGAACTACAGTGGCAACGCAAACAGGAGTGGCGCAAACAGGGCGCCATCGAGCGCATCGAGCGCCCGACGCGTCTGGACAAGGCGCGCGAACTCGGTTACAAGGCCAAGCAGGGGGTCGTCCTCGCCCGCGTCTCCGTGCGCAAGGGGACCGCCCGAAAGGAGCGCTTTACGGCCGGCCGGCGCACCAAGCGCCAGGGCGTCAACCGTATCGGACGGCGCAAGAACATCCAGCGGATCGGCGAGGAGCGCGTCTCCCGCAAGTACCCGAACCTCCGGGTGCTGGCCAGCTACTGGGTCGGTGAGGACGGCTCCCAGAAGTGGTTCGAGGTCATCCTCCTCGATCCCGAGCACCCGGCCATCGAGAACGACGACGACCTCAACTGGATCTGCGGAGCCGACCAGAAGAACCGCGCGTTCCGCGGCCTGACCAACGCCGGCAAGACCAACCGCGGCCTGCGCACCCGCGGGAAGGGCGCCGAGAAGGTCCGCCCGTCGAACCACGGCGACTGA
- a CDS encoding DUF58 domain-containing protein, giving the protein MTDQRRFWAGLAVALVASGTGLLLGNPALFAASLVGITYATYTSVGTASSPALAVERTIEPDRPSPGETLSVSLSVRNEGSAVLPDVRITDSPPESHAIDGEARGAASLPPGETVTVEYDVRPRRGEAAFGDVTVETTAVSGSDSTVETYPAARTIRVEDDVERVPLAGRTIGYAGRLDGEAGGEGIEFYGTRPYQPMDPVNRIDWRGLARSGTLSTVEYRQDRAVAVVCLADARASAAVRRRAGEHTARALCRRATRALATSLLDDDNRVGAALFGGRGHYLLPGVGRPQRARLDRFLDGTWERSFGHSGWLENGRRDIERCCRHLSEKTHLLVCSPLLDDDPVAASRRFAAFGHDVTVVSPAVIPETPGGTVIGVLRDDRLASLREAGIHVVDWSPDEPLQIALDRAERGWRS; this is encoded by the coding sequence GTGACCGACCAACGGCGGTTCTGGGCGGGTCTCGCCGTCGCGCTGGTAGCCAGCGGGACTGGACTCCTCCTCGGTAATCCGGCGCTGTTCGCCGCCTCGCTCGTGGGGATCACGTACGCGACGTACACCAGCGTCGGAACGGCGTCGTCGCCGGCGCTCGCCGTCGAGCGAACGATCGAACCGGATCGCCCGTCGCCGGGCGAGACGCTCTCGGTATCGCTGTCGGTTCGGAACGAGGGGTCGGCGGTTCTGCCGGACGTCCGGATCACCGACAGCCCGCCCGAGTCCCACGCGATCGACGGCGAGGCGCGGGGGGCTGCCTCCCTGCCCCCCGGCGAAACGGTAACCGTCGAGTACGACGTCAGACCGCGCCGCGGCGAGGCCGCGTTCGGCGACGTGACAGTCGAGACGACGGCCGTCTCCGGCAGCGACTCGACGGTCGAGACGTATCCGGCAGCCCGGACGATCCGGGTCGAAGACGACGTGGAACGCGTCCCGCTCGCCGGCCGGACGATCGGGTACGCGGGTCGACTCGACGGCGAGGCGGGTGGCGAGGGCATCGAATTCTACGGGACGCGCCCGTACCAGCCGATGGATCCGGTCAACCGCATCGACTGGCGCGGGCTGGCTCGCTCCGGCACCCTCTCGACGGTCGAGTATCGCCAGGATCGGGCCGTCGCGGTGGTCTGTCTCGCCGACGCCCGCGCGAGCGCGGCGGTCCGTCGCCGTGCGGGCGAACACACGGCGCGCGCCCTGTGTCGACGGGCGACGCGTGCCCTGGCGACGAGCCTGCTCGACGACGACAATCGGGTCGGTGCGGCACTGTTCGGCGGGCGAGGACACTACCTCCTGCCGGGTGTCGGTCGCCCACAGCGAGCGCGGCTCGACCGATTCCTCGACGGGACGTGGGAGCGCTCGTTCGGTCACTCCGGCTGGCTCGAGAACGGACGTCGAGACATCGAGCGCTGCTGTCGCCACCTGTCCGAGAAGACCCACCTCCTCGTCTGTTCGCCGTTGCTCGACGACGATCCGGTCGCGGCGAGTCGCCGGTTCGCGGCGTTCGGCCACGACGTGACGGTCGTTTCCCCGGCGGTGATCCCGGAGACGCCGGGCGGCACCGTCATCGGTGTTCTCCGGGACGACCGCCTCGCGTCGCTCCGCGAGGCGGGCATCCACGTCGTCGACTGGTCGCCCGACGAACCGTTGCAGATCGCGCTCGATCGCGCGGAGCGGGGGTGGCGCTCGTGA
- a CDS encoding DUF7269 family protein, translating to MRGLSVPVSVLILGAAGAVLVAPIGPPPAPLRTIGVYGPGLLAVGLGLFVWVRHGPLASRVAETDPDERERRTSLRGVVGNWIDQRIRDGTDFGAGTRTRIEIKVERAVQTTLERAEGLPPAAARERIRDGTWTADPRAATLLARRDHRPPAMRLRDWLTGRGYRRCLRAAIDELDRRRGISTSKTATDAVRPRAGARTDAASPNRSRAPDDSAGTVDASGRVEPTGVGETATDDSGADATSRSREAIR from the coding sequence GTGAGGGGGCTCTCGGTGCCCGTCAGCGTGCTCATCCTCGGCGCGGCGGGGGCCGTGCTGGTGGCACCGATCGGTCCGCCGCCGGCGCCGCTCCGGACGATCGGTGTGTACGGTCCCGGGTTGCTCGCGGTCGGACTCGGTCTCTTCGTCTGGGTTCGACACGGACCGCTCGCGTCGCGCGTCGCAGAGACGGACCCTGATGAGCGGGAGCGCCGGACGAGTTTGCGCGGCGTCGTGGGGAATTGGATCGACCAGCGAATTCGGGACGGGACCGATTTCGGGGCTGGAACCAGAACGCGGATCGAGATCAAGGTCGAACGGGCGGTTCAGACGACGCTGGAGCGGGCCGAGGGACTGCCTCCGGCCGCCGCCCGCGAGCGGATTCGCGACGGGACGTGGACGGCGGACCCGCGCGCGGCGACGCTCCTGGCCCGGAGGGATCATCGACCGCCGGCCATGCGCCTTCGCGACTGGCTCACCGGCCGGGGATACCGGCGATGCCTGCGAGCCGCGATCGACGAACTCGACCGACGACGGGGCATCTCGACGTCGAAGACGGCGACCGATGCCGTTCGGCCACGAGCGGGCGCGAGGACGGACGCCGCGTCACCGAACCGATCTCGTGCGCCGGACGATTCCGCCGGGACAGTCGACGCGTCGGGGCGCGTCGAGCCGACGGGCGTCGGGGAGACGGCGACGGACGATTCGGGGGCCGACGCGACATCTCGCTCCCGGGAGGCGATTCGGTGA
- a CDS encoding DUF4129 domain-containing protein: protein MIQERPILVFGLCLVAVVFGASLFPAAGIGGLDFGGGAEPIDVTPPDEPGETEGSTANGESTASDEPTDESEEAESHDEGTDRSERDVAGDGTDQDLDGSDLLRGFGLLALVVAVALHVGRNGLSRDETDGGAIGPTGPRGLRFRIRRIPRSTMLATIAAVRGVGRFGAGLRRASRGLGRLVATGVGSVSSTIRWPSLPTGGLFRPRQWLTLVRSSDRSNRSTTSAGRSRRRARSTVDPAENASDRPAEPASVEGVWQRFVAELPLRRRSVRTPRECATVAVERGSPEDAVETLTETFERVRYGAASDGSADLDRARAAYAAIRAATGGDRS from the coding sequence GTGATCCAGGAGCGTCCCATTCTCGTCTTCGGCCTCTGTCTGGTGGCCGTCGTTTTCGGCGCGAGTTTGTTCCCGGCCGCGGGGATCGGCGGCCTCGACTTCGGCGGCGGCGCCGAACCGATCGACGTGACACCGCCGGACGAACCGGGAGAGACTGAGGGATCGACAGCGAACGGTGAATCGACTGCGAGCGATGAGCCGACGGACGAGTCCGAGGAGGCGGAGAGTCACGACGAGGGGACGGATCGGAGCGAGCGAGACGTCGCAGGCGACGGAACCGACCAGGACCTGGACGGGTCCGACTTGCTCCGCGGGTTCGGTCTGCTGGCGCTCGTCGTAGCCGTGGCGCTGCACGTCGGTCGCAACGGGCTGTCGCGCGACGAGACGGACGGCGGTGCGATCGGCCCGACCGGCCCGCGGGGCCTAAGGTTCCGAATTCGGCGCATTCCGCGGAGCACGATGCTCGCGACCATCGCCGCTGTCAGGGGAGTCGGACGATTCGGCGCCGGGCTCCGGCGGGCGAGTCGCGGTCTCGGACGCCTCGTCGCTACCGGCGTGGGATCCGTCAGCTCGACCATCCGGTGGCCGTCCCTGCCGACCGGCGGGCTGTTTCGCCCGAGACAGTGGCTCACGTTGGTCCGATCGTCCGATCGGTCGAATCGATCGACGACGTCGGCCGGTCGGTCGCGACGGCGGGCGCGATCGACGGTGGATCCGGCCGAGAACGCGTCGGATCGGCCGGCCGAACCGGCCTCGGTCGAGGGGGTGTGGCAGCGATTCGTCGCCGAATTGCCGCTGCGTCGGCGGTCCGTTCGGACGCCGCGGGAGTGTGCGACCGTCGCCGTCGAGCGCGGCTCACCGGAAGACGCGGTCGAGACGCTCACCGAAACGTTCGAACGGGTCCGATACGGGGCCGCATCGGACGGTTCGGCCGATCTCGATCGAGCGCGCGCCGCCTACGCGGCGATCCGGGCGGCGACGGGAGGTGATCGGTCGTGA
- a CDS encoding M48 family metallopeptidase: MNDRLTVRLAATLGLVLTIDLLLAAGLVVLLEPWVTPTFARIGITSTVGFVSLTLCVVLVLVAMQIRYTRRELLAEANASVARADDRELKERLTRLAVQADMPVPSIAIADTAAGNSMAIGGFGAGTVVLSRGLLETLADDELDAVLAHELVHLKNRDAVVMTVATFVPALVANEYSPFDGLPRYSKPATVGALALLATVLAGTVLDAPVVTPAGFLQFLVATAVTVGVGGVVLGILAAATALTAGSLSRCREFVADRGGSRLTGDPAALASALETLARADDRPSSDKRHAVRQFCLLPYGFDVPTETAGGIGSGLEIRTHPPVEKRIDRLREQVRRIETGTT; this comes from the coding sequence ATGAATGATCGCCTCACGGTCCGGCTCGCCGCGACGCTCGGGCTGGTTCTGACCATCGACCTGCTGCTCGCGGCCGGACTCGTCGTGTTGCTGGAACCGTGGGTAACGCCGACGTTCGCGCGAATCGGCATCACGTCGACGGTGGGATTCGTCTCGCTCACGCTCTGTGTCGTCCTGGTCCTGGTCGCGATGCAGATCCGGTACACCCGACGAGAACTGCTCGCCGAGGCGAACGCCAGCGTGGCCAGGGCGGACGACCGCGAGCTCAAGGAACGGCTCACCCGACTCGCCGTGCAGGCGGACATGCCGGTCCCCTCGATCGCGATCGCGGACACCGCCGCCGGAAACAGCATGGCGATCGGGGGTTTCGGGGCCGGGACCGTCGTCCTGAGCCGTGGGCTCCTCGAAACGCTCGCGGACGACGAACTCGACGCCGTGCTGGCACACGAACTCGTCCACCTCAAGAATCGAGACGCCGTCGTGATGACGGTCGCGACGTTCGTCCCGGCGCTGGTCGCCAACGAGTACTCGCCGTTCGACGGGCTGCCCCGTTACAGTAAACCGGCGACCGTCGGCGCACTCGCACTTCTCGCGACCGTCCTCGCCGGAACGGTTCTCGACGCGCCGGTCGTCACGCCCGCCGGGTTCCTGCAGTTCCTCGTCGCAACGGCGGTAACGGTCGGCGTCGGTGGGGTCGTCCTCGGGATCCTCGCGGCCGCGACCGCGCTGACCGCCGGTTCGCTCTCTCGCTGTCGCGAGTTCGTGGCCGATCGCGGTGGCAGTCGGTTGACCGGCGATCCGGCGGCCCTCGCCAGCGCCCTCGAGACGCTCGCGCGCGCCGACGATCGACCGTCGAGCGACAAACGCCACGCCGTCCGACAGTTCTGTCTCCTCCCGTACGGCTTCGACGTGCCGACCGAAACCGCCGGCGGGATCGGGTCGGGGCTGGAGATTCGAACCCATCCGCCCGTCGAAAAACGGATCGATCGGTTGCGCGAACAGGTACGCCGAATCGAAACCGGGACGACCTAG
- a CDS encoding serine/threonine-protein kinase RIO2 — MVRNVASLLPELDDEDFYLLSGVEQGMRFSEWVNREKLPEFASLTPEEVDYRLERCLKRGLIEKKTIQYEGYTLQFEGYDALALRALVERDAVAEFGSPLGVGKESDVYEVKSYKPLALKYHREGYTNFREVNKERDYTSDREHVSWLYTARKAAEREYEILETLYPDVSVPRPIEQNRHAIVMERMAGVELSRAALEDGQVVGVLDLLLSELARAYDIGYVHADMSEYNVFVDESGVTVFDWPQAVPTDHPNADEFLRRDVDNLVGYFERKYPGVIPDWTTDAIATDVRSGSFESIAG, encoded by the coding sequence ATGGTTCGAAACGTCGCGTCCCTCCTTCCGGAACTCGACGACGAGGACTTCTATCTCCTCTCGGGCGTCGAGCAGGGGATGCGCTTTTCCGAGTGGGTCAACCGCGAGAAACTCCCCGAATTCGCGAGTCTCACGCCCGAGGAGGTGGACTACCGTCTCGAACGCTGTCTGAAACGGGGTCTGATCGAGAAGAAGACGATCCAGTACGAGGGCTATACCCTGCAGTTCGAGGGCTACGACGCGCTCGCGCTCCGCGCGCTGGTCGAACGCGACGCGGTCGCGGAATTCGGTTCGCCCCTGGGAGTGGGTAAGGAGAGCGACGTCTACGAGGTCAAATCCTACAAACCGCTCGCGCTGAAGTACCACCGCGAGGGCTACACCAATTTCCGCGAGGTGAACAAAGAGCGCGACTACACGTCCGATCGCGAACACGTCTCCTGGCTCTACACCGCCAGAAAGGCGGCCGAGCGAGAGTACGAGATCCTGGAGACGCTCTATCCGGACGTCTCGGTCCCGCGACCGATCGAACAGAATCGACACGCGATCGTGATGGAACGGATGGCGGGCGTCGAACTCTCGCGGGCGGCGCTCGAGGACGGACAGGTCGTCGGCGTGCTCGACCTGTTGCTGTCGGAGCTCGCGCGCGCGTACGATATCGGCTACGTGCACGCCGACATGAGCGAGTACAACGTCTTCGTCGACGAGAGCGGCGTGACCGTCTTCGACTGGCCCCAGGCCGTCCCGACCGACCACCCGAACGCCGACGAGTTTCTTCGGCGGGACGTGGACAATCTCGTCGGGTACTTCGAGCGGAAGTACCCGGGTGTGATCCCGGACTGGACGACGGACGCGATCGCGACGGACGTTCGATCCGGCTCGTTCGAATCGATCGCCGGATAA
- a CDS encoding nucleotidyltransferase domain-containing protein: MTRLDPATREAVRTLRDRLADASIEWALTGSTSFALQGVPLDPDDVDVQTTEAGAYEIEVRFSDAVVDPVSVAESSTIRSHFGAFELDGVRVEVMGDLQKRVDGEWEPPVDVSAHREYVSLAGEPVPVLSLSYEAIAYDRLGRDERAELLREYA; encoded by the coding sequence ATGACCCGGCTCGATCCTGCGACTCGCGAGGCGGTGCGAACGCTTCGTGATCGCCTCGCCGACGCCTCGATCGAGTGGGCGCTGACCGGTAGCACCAGTTTCGCGCTGCAGGGCGTCCCGCTCGACCCAGACGACGTGGACGTACAGACGACGGAAGCGGGTGCGTACGAGATCGAGGTGCGTTTCTCGGACGCGGTCGTCGATCCCGTCTCGGTCGCGGAATCGTCGACGATCCGTTCGCACTTCGGCGCGTTCGAACTGGATGGCGTTCGCGTCGAGGTGATGGGCGATCTCCAGAAGCGCGTGGACGGCGAGTGGGAGCCGCCAGTGGACGTGAGCGCCCACCGCGAGTACGTCTCCCTCGCCGGCGAGCCGGTTCCGGTACTCTCCCTCTCGTACGAGGCGATCGCGTACGACCGTCTCGGCCGCGACGAGCGGGCCGAACTGCTGCGCGAGTACGCGTAG
- a CDS encoding lipoate--protein ligase family protein: protein MTELADPEWRLIRDDPRPGATQMALEEVAVRTAHEADVRTVRTYGWEPSTLSLGYRQEASSVDWEFCEREGIDVTRRQTGGGGIYHDRYADISYTIVAPAEEVPGDLMECYALFCEPILDALDRMGLDADFAEVPKASIHRPSCYLRDVNPAHDVVVHPADGGPSLKVSGNAQYRRRDAVIQHGSISFDREPEHHLGVFADHDVSVERFDERVGCITDECDLVRDEAVSILGDALGEWCDADEGSWSADELAAARELAAKKYDAEAWVEHRETPTP, encoded by the coding sequence ATGACGGAACTCGCAGACCCGGAGTGGCGGCTCATTCGGGACGATCCGCGGCCGGGGGCGACGCAGATGGCCCTCGAAGAGGTCGCGGTGCGGACGGCACACGAGGCGGACGTCCGGACGGTACGGACCTACGGCTGGGAGCCGAGCACCCTCTCGCTGGGCTATCGACAGGAGGCCTCGAGCGTCGACTGGGAGTTCTGCGAACGCGAGGGCATCGACGTGACGCGCCGCCAGACCGGCGGTGGCGGCATCTATCACGATCGATACGCCGACATCTCGTACACGATCGTCGCGCCCGCCGAAGAGGTGCCGGGCGACCTGATGGAGTGTTACGCCCTGTTTTGCGAACCGATCCTCGACGCGCTGGACCGAATGGGGCTGGACGCGGACTTCGCCGAGGTACCGAAGGCCTCGATCCACCGGCCCTCGTGCTACCTGCGAGACGTCAACCCCGCCCACGACGTCGTCGTTCACCCCGCAGACGGCGGACCGTCGCTGAAGGTCAGCGGGAACGCCCAGTATCGCCGTCGCGACGCCGTCATCCAGCACGGCTCGATCAGCTTCGACCGCGAACCCGAGCACCACCTCGGCGTCTTCGCCGATCACGACGTCTCCGTCGAGCGGTTCGACGAGCGGGTCGGTTGTATTACGGACGAGTGCGACCTCGTCCGCGACGAGGCAGTCTCGATCCTCGGCGACGCGCTCGGCGAGTGGTGCGACGCCGACGAGGGGTCGTGGTCGGCGGACGAACTGGCGGCGGCGCGCGAACTCGCAGCGAAGAAGTACGACGCCGAGGCATGGGTCGAACACCGCGAGACGCCGACGCCCTGA
- a CDS encoding deoxyribonuclease IV, with translation MQVGAHVSISGSRVSSDEETPPYDDIRNAVPRQLAFGGNCGQIFTTSPQVWAEPEIDDEAAAGFREASDEQLDGPWVIHSSYLVNLCTPKDDLREKSLSSLQAELDAAAKLGIPYVNTHLGAHTGAGVEGGLDNAASAIDELDVPDGVRLLIESDAGSGTKLGGEFAHLAGIIDRTETDIGVCIDTAHTLVAGNDLTTPEAVDETIGRFDDEVGLEYLEYVHLNDSKHDVGTHKDEHAHVGEGYIGEDGMRAIVNHPDLRDLPFALETPTEDGRGFAWNIEKTKQLRED, from the coding sequence ATGCAGGTAGGCGCACACGTCTCCATCTCCGGATCGCGCGTCTCCTCCGACGAGGAGACGCCCCCGTACGACGACATTCGCAACGCCGTCCCTCGACAGCTCGCCTTCGGCGGCAACTGCGGGCAGATCTTCACCACCTCGCCCCAGGTGTGGGCCGAGCCCGAGATCGACGACGAGGCCGCGGCCGGCTTTCGCGAGGCGAGCGACGAGCAGCTCGACGGGCCGTGGGTGATCCACTCCTCGTACCTAGTCAACCTCTGTACGCCGAAGGACGACCTGCGCGAAAAGTCGCTGTCGTCGCTGCAGGCCGAACTCGACGCGGCCGCGAAACTCGGCATCCCCTACGTAAACACGCATCTAGGAGCCCACACCGGCGCCGGCGTCGAGGGCGGCCTCGACAACGCGGCGAGCGCGATCGACGAACTCGACGTTCCCGACGGCGTCCGGCTCCTGATCGAGTCCGACGCCGGCAGCGGCACCAAGCTCGGCGGCGAGTTCGCCCACCTCGCGGGGATCATCGACCGGACCGAGACCGACATCGGGGTCTGCATCGACACGGCCCACACCCTGGTCGCGGGCAACGACCTCACGACCCCCGAGGCGGTCGACGAGACGATCGGTCGCTTCGACGACGAGGTCGGCCTGGAGTACCTCGAGTACGTCCACCTCAACGACTCGAAACACGACGTCGGGACCCACAAGGACGAACACGCCCACGTCGGCGAGGGTTACATCGGCGAGGACGGCATGCGCGCGATCGTCAACCACCCCGACCTGCGCGACCTCCCGTTCGCCCTCGAGACGCCCACCGAGGACGGTCGCGGCTTCGCCTGGAATATCGAGAAGACGAAGCAGTTGCGCGAAGACTGA
- a CDS encoding class I SAM-dependent methyltransferase: MREFSADYLRRTREGMWDDSRAALSGLSLDDRERVLDVGCGTGELSRVLAEEVPADGQVVGCDADAGLLDRAAEFVPVVAGDATRLPFADGSFDLVVCQALLINLPEPAAAVAEFARVSSELVAAIEPDNAAVEIDSSVEAESALADRARRAYLDGVETDVSLGEKARSVFEAAGVEVIKTARYDRIRTTEPPYDADAVRAAKRKVSGAGLADDRETMLDGSLTTEGYDDLRTAWRGMGRSVVEQMREGEYRRTETVPFHVTIGRVTDAG; this comes from the coding sequence GTGCGCGAGTTCTCCGCCGACTACCTTCGCCGGACGCGCGAGGGCATGTGGGACGACTCACGAGCGGCTCTGTCCGGGCTCTCGCTGGACGACCGCGAGCGGGTGCTCGACGTCGGCTGCGGAACGGGCGAGCTCAGTCGCGTGCTCGCCGAGGAGGTCCCGGCTGACGGCCAGGTAGTCGGCTGCGACGCGGACGCGGGCTTGCTCGATCGCGCCGCCGAGTTCGTCCCCGTCGTCGCCGGCGACGCCACGCGGCTCCCGTTTGCGGACGGTTCGTTCGATCTCGTCGTCTGTCAGGCGTTGCTCATCAACCTTCCCGAACCGGCCGCAGCCGTCGCCGAGTTCGCTCGCGTCTCCTCGGAGTTGGTCGCGGCGATCGAACCGGACAACGCCGCGGTGGAGATCGACTCGAGCGTCGAAGCGGAGTCAGCGCTGGCCGATCGAGCGCGGCGGGCGTACCTCGACGGCGTCGAGACGGACGTGTCCCTCGGTGAGAAGGCGCGCTCGGTCTTCGAGGCGGCGGGCGTCGAGGTAATCAAAACCGCCCGGTACGACCGGATCAGAACGACCGAACCGCCGTACGATGCCGACGCGGTCCGCGCCGCGAAACGGAAGGTCTCCGGCGCGGGTCTGGCCGACGACCGCGAGACGATGCTCGACGGCTCGTTGACGACCGAGGGCTACGACGACCTGCGGACCGCGTGGCGCGGGATGGGCCGATCGGTCGTCGAGCAGATGCGCGAGGGCGAGTATCGCCGCACCGAGACCGTCCCGTTTCACGTTACGATCGGCCGCGTGACCGATGCCGGTTGA
- a CDS encoding DUF7095 family protein yields the protein MGFERAEAVDRVERLVETVETEPMPVPVRELWVYGDLAIGLDPIDRLDVYLTKDIHLSNDEGASEAYYEEHGVRGVGTAVDAEWAETHPEYVRANEHGHVAPERCLAAHLLDGDEPIHLEVCNASFEDNVTQRLRGARMREDYTQLLDPRGVCLWIDGTRSPEAFAKLRESAFAMPTLSDALEMLGMDEAEAERAATDLRDWRADQVGATVRGDVV from the coding sequence ATGGGATTCGAGCGGGCGGAAGCGGTCGATCGCGTCGAACGCCTCGTCGAGACCGTCGAGACCGAGCCGATGCCCGTTCCCGTACGGGAACTCTGGGTATACGGCGATCTGGCGATCGGTCTCGACCCGATCGACCGCCTCGACGTCTACCTCACGAAGGACATCCACCTCTCGAACGACGAGGGGGCTTCGGAGGCGTATTACGAAGAACACGGCGTCCGGGGCGTCGGCACGGCCGTCGACGCCGAGTGGGCCGAAACCCACCCCGAGTACGTGCGGGCGAACGAACACGGCCACGTCGCGCCCGAGCGCTGTCTCGCCGCGCACCTGCTCGACGGTGACGAGCCGATCCACCTCGAAGTCTGCAACGCCTCGTTCGAGGATAACGTCACGCAACGCCTCCGTGGCGCCCGCATGCGCGAGGACTACACCCAGCTGCTCGATCCCCGCGGCGTCTGCCTCTGGATCGACGGCACGCGGTCGCCCGAAGCGTTCGCAAAACTCCGCGAGAGCGCGTTCGCGATGCCGACGCTTTCGGACGCCCTCGAGATGCTCGGCATGGACGAGGCCGAAGCAGAACGCGCCGCGACGGACCTGCGCGACTGGCGAGCGGACCAGGTCGGCGCGACGGTTCGCGGCGACGTCGTCTGA
- a CDS encoding alpha/beta fold hydrolase produces the protein MRNRVFNDEGEDDLVFVMGWGNRFTHENVSWLIGTLSNAGYRVHAFELPTDIDDFKADWVEPVAEYVHDLEPYQLLSHSAGGLIAQAIDGAENHVYLAPFWGYGSMWYDEALDLAAAIPSDFPFLPVRGLDRDALGSKATDHQLATQPRWVSPAFVRETLHAQRTTLEIDHDAVVFCSLRDPVVDLAAIGERVPPEHVVLYDGGHELFSSESRDRYVDPLLSALTDGADAVEDWAAVPPVARPA, from the coding sequence ATGCGAAACCGGGTGTTCAACGACGAGGGCGAAGACGATCTCGTCTTCGTCATGGGCTGGGGGAATCGCTTCACGCACGAGAACGTCAGCTGGCTGATCGGGACGCTCTCGAACGCGGGCTACCGGGTCCACGCGTTCGAACTCCCCACCGACATCGACGATTTCAAAGCCGATTGGGTGGAGCCGGTCGCGGAGTACGTCCACGACTTGGAACCCTACCAGTTGCTCTCACACAGCGCCGGCGGCCTGATCGCGCAGGCGATCGACGGCGCCGAGAACCACGTCTACCTCGCCCCGTTCTGGGGGTACGGGTCGATGTGGTACGACGAGGCGCTCGACCTGGCCGCGGCGATTCCGAGCGACTTTCCCTTCCTCCCCGTCCGCGGGCTGGACCGCGACGCGCTCGGCTCGAAGGCGACCGATCACCAGCTCGCGACCCAGCCGCGGTGGGTGTCGCCGGCGTTCGTCCGCGAAACGCTCCACGCCCAGCGGACGACCCTCGAGATCGACCACGACGCCGTGGTCTTCTGTTCGCTGCGCGACCCCGTCGTCGACCTGGCCGCGATCGGCGAGCGCGTGCCTCCCGAACACGTCGTCCTCTACGACGGCGGCCACGAACTCTTCTCCAGCGAGTCTCGAGATCGCTACGTCGATCCGCTGCTCTCGGCGCTCACCGACGGCGCCGACGCCGTCGAAGACTGGGCGGCGGTGCCCCCGGTGGCGCGACCGGCCTGA